The Solanum pennellii chromosome 11, SPENNV200 genome contains a region encoding:
- the LOC114074723 gene encoding uncharacterized protein LOC114074723 translates to MAPRDGNESDNDEEIQNQMTSQETGTTEEIRELRQQMAEMYEAWMNGQPPPSSIRDYFNTNMSHPIQVSTSDQIYPPGFGPYAYTSNVAGTSMVRPSNTPVISNPLFVSTAPTNSIPQPTMVPKSNSDPPPKVRRDQSYTLEETIKIPSSHPHIHQYSSPVEIERMVKNEEHEEMTKKMKSLEPSIRDMQGLGGHKGISFNDLCMFPHVHLPAGFKTPKLEKYDGHGDPIAHLKRYCNQLRGA, encoded by the coding sequence ATGGCCCCCAGAGATGGAAATGAATCGGACAATGATGAGGAGATCCAAAACCAGATGACTTCACAAGAAACAGGGACAACAGAAGAGATAAGGGAGTTAAGACAACAAATGGCAGAGATGTACGAGGCTTGGATGAATGGACAACCTCCACCGTCTTCAATCCGAgactattttaatacaaatatgtctCACCCTATCCAGGTGTCGACAAGCGATCAGATATATCCCCCTGGATTCGGCCCCTATGCTTACACATCCAATGTCGCTGGAACTTCTATGGTGCGCCCTTCGAATACGCCCGTGATAAGTAATCCACTCTTTGTGTCAACTGCCCCGACTAACAGCATCCCGCAGCCAACGATGGTGCCCAAATCCAATAGCGATCCTCCGCCCAAAGTTCGGCGTGATCAGAGTTACACTCTTGAAGAGACCATTAAAATTCCAAGTTCTCATCCCCACATTCATCAATATAGTTCCCCTGTTGAAATTGAGAGGATGGTCAAGAATGAGGAACATGAAGAAATGactaagaaaatgaagagtttggaaCCGAGTATAAGAGATATGCAAGGACTAGGAGGCCACAAAGGCATCTCGTTCAATGACTTGTGTATGTTTCCTCATGTCCATTTGCCTGCTGGTTTTAAAACTCCAAAGCTTGAAAAATATGATGGTCACGGAGATCCCATAGCTCATCTAAAGAGATATTGCAACCAATTGAGGGGTGCATAG